The following proteins are co-located in the Serinus canaria isolate serCan28SL12 chromosome 17, serCan2020, whole genome shotgun sequence genome:
- the FUBP3 gene encoding far upstream element-binding protein 3 isoform X2, producing the protein MAELAQGQSQSAAPVGIKPEGFVDALHRARQIAAKIGDIPHLNNSTTLVDPSVYGYGVQKRPLDDGGLRVSGLHGAQIRDTERSNQLGALVHQRAVITEEFKVPDKMVGFIIGRGGEQISRIQIESGCKIQIAPDSGGMPERPCVLTGTPESIEQAKRLLGQIVDRCRNGPGFHNDVDGNSTIQEILIPASKVGLVIGKGGETIKQLQERTGVKMIMIQDGPLPTGADKPLRITGDAFKVQQAREMVLEIIREKDQADFRGVRSDFSARMGGGSIEVSVPRYAVGIVIGRNGEMIKKIQNDAGVRIQFKPDDGISAERVAQVMGLPDRCQHAAHIISELILTAQERDGFGNLAVARGRGRGRGDWSVGAPGGVQEITYTVPADKCGLVIGKGGENIKSINQQSGAHVELQRNPPPNTDPGVRIFTIRGVPQQIELARHLIDEKVGGTSMGGPGGFGQSPFSQAPATPHQNGPQAFVTQGWGSTYQTWQQPGQQVPSQQSQQQNSHPDYSKAWEEYFKKQSHAASAASQASSQPDYTMAWAEYYRQQAAYYGQTLGQAQAHSQEQ; encoded by the exons ATGGCGGAGCTGGCgcaggggcagagccagagcGCGGCGCCCGTGGGGATCAAGCCCGAGGGTTTCGTGGACGCTCTGCACCGGGCCCGGCAG ATTGCTGCTAAAATTGGAGATATTCCTCACTTGAATAATTCTACAACACTTGTGGACCCGTCAGTCTACGGTTATGGAGTGCAGAAACGGCCCCTGGATGATGGAG GTCTCCGTGTAAGTGGGCTCCATGGAGCACAGatcagagacacagagagaa GTAACCAGTTAGGGGCCCTGGTACATCAAAG ggctGTAATAACAGAAGAGTTCAAAGTGCCTGATAAAATGGTTGGATTTA TAATCGGCAGGGGAGGAGAACAGATCTCACGGATCCAGATAGAGTCTGGCTGCAAAATTCAAATTGCTCCAG ACAGTGGCGGGATGCCCGAGAGGCCCTGTGTACTCACTGGGACACCAGAGAGCATTGA ACAAGCAAAACGGCTTCTGGGGCAGATTGTAGATCGCTGTCGGAACGGACCTGGTTTTCACAACGATGTTGATGGCAACAGTACCATTCAGGAGATTTTGATCCCGGCATCCAAAGTGGGTCTAGTCATCGGCAAAGGAGGTGAAACAATAAAACAGTTGCAG GAGCGAACAGGTGTGAAAATGATTATGATCCAAGATGGTCCTTTGCCTACTGGAGCAGATAAACCTCTCCGTATTACTGGAGATGCATTTAAAGTACAG CAAGCGAGGGAAATGGTACTGGAGATCATCCGAGAGAAAGATCAGGCAGACTTCCGAGGCGTGCGCAGTGATTTCAGTGCTAGAATGGGAGGAGGCAGCATAGAG GTCTCTGTGCCCAGGTATGCTGTTGGAATTGTGATaggaagaaatggagaaatgatCAAAAAGATTCAGAATGATGCTGGAGTTAGGATTCAATTTAAACCAG ATGATGGGATTAGCGCTGAAAGAGTCGCGCAGGTCATGGGGCTCCCCGATCGGTGTCAGCACGCAGCACACATCATCAGTGAGCTCATCCTCACGGCACAG GAACGAGATGGCTTTGGAAACTTGGCTGTTGCCAGAGGAAGAGGGCGTGGCCGTGGGGACTGGAGTGTTGGAGCACCTGGGGGCGTGCAGGAAATCACCTACACTGTTCCAGCTGACAAATGTGGCCTTGTTATAGGCAAAG GTGGTGAGAACATCAAGAGCATAAATCAGCAGTCAGGAGCACACgtggagctgcagagaaacCCACCCCCAAACACAGACCCTGGTGTAAGAATATTCACAATCAGAGGGGTCCCCCAGCAAATCGAGCTCGCTAGACATCTCATAGATGAGAAAGTTGGG GGTACCAGCATGGGTGGACCTGGAGGATTTGGTCAAAGTCCCTTCAGCCAAGCACCTGCTACACCTCATCAAAA TGGTCCTCAGGCGTTCgtgacacagggctggggcagcacctACCAGACGTGGCAGCAGCCTGGACAGCAAGTCCCAA GCcaacagagccagcagcagaacagccaTCCCGATTACAGCAAAGCATGGGAGGAGTATTTCAAAAAACAGA gtcatgctgccagtgctgcttctCAGGCAAGTTCCCAGCCGGACTACACGATGGCTTGGGCAGAGTATTACAGACAGCAGGCTGCCTACTATGGGCAGACACTAGGGCAGGCTCAGGCCCACAGCCAG gaGCAGTAG
- the FUBP3 gene encoding far upstream element-binding protein 3 isoform X1, which produces MAELAQGQSQSAAPVGIKPEGFVDALHRARQIAAKIGDIPHLNNSTTLVDPSVYGYGVQKRPLDDGGLRVSGLHGAQIRDTERIGNQLGALVHQRAVITEEFKVPDKMVGFIIGRGGEQISRIQIESGCKIQIAPDSGGMPERPCVLTGTPESIEQAKRLLGQIVDRCRNGPGFHNDVDGNSTIQEILIPASKVGLVIGKGGETIKQLQERTGVKMIMIQDGPLPTGADKPLRITGDAFKVQQAREMVLEIIREKDQADFRGVRSDFSARMGGGSIEVSVPRYAVGIVIGRNGEMIKKIQNDAGVRIQFKPDDGISAERVAQVMGLPDRCQHAAHIISELILTAQERDGFGNLAVARGRGRGRGDWSVGAPGGVQEITYTVPADKCGLVIGKGGENIKSINQQSGAHVELQRNPPPNTDPGVRIFTIRGVPQQIELARHLIDEKVGGTSMGGPGGFGQSPFSQAPATPHQNGPQAFVTQGWGSTYQTWQQPGQQVPSQQSQQQNSHPDYSKAWEEYFKKQSHAASAASQASSQPDYTMAWAEYYRQQAAYYGQTLGQAQAHSQEQ; this is translated from the exons ATGGCGGAGCTGGCgcaggggcagagccagagcGCGGCGCCCGTGGGGATCAAGCCCGAGGGTTTCGTGGACGCTCTGCACCGGGCCCGGCAG ATTGCTGCTAAAATTGGAGATATTCCTCACTTGAATAATTCTACAACACTTGTGGACCCGTCAGTCTACGGTTATGGAGTGCAGAAACGGCCCCTGGATGATGGAG GTCTCCGTGTAAGTGGGCTCCATGGAGCACAGatcagagacacagagagaa TAGGTAACCAGTTAGGGGCCCTGGTACATCAAAG ggctGTAATAACAGAAGAGTTCAAAGTGCCTGATAAAATGGTTGGATTTA TAATCGGCAGGGGAGGAGAACAGATCTCACGGATCCAGATAGAGTCTGGCTGCAAAATTCAAATTGCTCCAG ACAGTGGCGGGATGCCCGAGAGGCCCTGTGTACTCACTGGGACACCAGAGAGCATTGA ACAAGCAAAACGGCTTCTGGGGCAGATTGTAGATCGCTGTCGGAACGGACCTGGTTTTCACAACGATGTTGATGGCAACAGTACCATTCAGGAGATTTTGATCCCGGCATCCAAAGTGGGTCTAGTCATCGGCAAAGGAGGTGAAACAATAAAACAGTTGCAG GAGCGAACAGGTGTGAAAATGATTATGATCCAAGATGGTCCTTTGCCTACTGGAGCAGATAAACCTCTCCGTATTACTGGAGATGCATTTAAAGTACAG CAAGCGAGGGAAATGGTACTGGAGATCATCCGAGAGAAAGATCAGGCAGACTTCCGAGGCGTGCGCAGTGATTTCAGTGCTAGAATGGGAGGAGGCAGCATAGAG GTCTCTGTGCCCAGGTATGCTGTTGGAATTGTGATaggaagaaatggagaaatgatCAAAAAGATTCAGAATGATGCTGGAGTTAGGATTCAATTTAAACCAG ATGATGGGATTAGCGCTGAAAGAGTCGCGCAGGTCATGGGGCTCCCCGATCGGTGTCAGCACGCAGCACACATCATCAGTGAGCTCATCCTCACGGCACAG GAACGAGATGGCTTTGGAAACTTGGCTGTTGCCAGAGGAAGAGGGCGTGGCCGTGGGGACTGGAGTGTTGGAGCACCTGGGGGCGTGCAGGAAATCACCTACACTGTTCCAGCTGACAAATGTGGCCTTGTTATAGGCAAAG GTGGTGAGAACATCAAGAGCATAAATCAGCAGTCAGGAGCACACgtggagctgcagagaaacCCACCCCCAAACACAGACCCTGGTGTAAGAATATTCACAATCAGAGGGGTCCCCCAGCAAATCGAGCTCGCTAGACATCTCATAGATGAGAAAGTTGGG GGTACCAGCATGGGTGGACCTGGAGGATTTGGTCAAAGTCCCTTCAGCCAAGCACCTGCTACACCTCATCAAAA TGGTCCTCAGGCGTTCgtgacacagggctggggcagcacctACCAGACGTGGCAGCAGCCTGGACAGCAAGTCCCAA GCcaacagagccagcagcagaacagccaTCCCGATTACAGCAAAGCATGGGAGGAGTATTTCAAAAAACAGA gtcatgctgccagtgctgcttctCAGGCAAGTTCCCAGCCGGACTACACGATGGCTTGGGCAGAGTATTACAGACAGCAGGCTGCCTACTATGGGCAGACACTAGGGCAGGCTCAGGCCCACAGCCAG gaGCAGTAG
- the FUBP3 gene encoding far upstream element-binding protein 3 isoform X3: MAELAQGQSQSAAPVGIKPEGFVDALHRARQIAAKIGDIPHLNNSTTLVDPSVYGYGVQKRPLDDGGLRVSGLHGAQIRDTERIGNQLGALVHQRAVITEEFKVPDKMVGFIIGRGGEQISRIQIESGCKIQIAPDSGGMPERPCVLTGTPESIEQAKRLLGQIVDRCRNGPGFHNDVDGNSTIQEILIPASKVGLVIGKGGETIKQLQERTGVKMIMIQDGPLPTGADKPLRITGDAFKVQQAREMVLEIIREKDQADFRGVRSDFSARMGGGSIEVSVPRYAVGIVIGRNGEMIKKIQNDAGVRIQFKPDDGISAERVAQVMGLPDRCQHAAHIISELILTAQERDGFGNLAVARGRGRGRGDWSVGAPGGVQEITYTVPADKCGLVIGKGGENIKSINQQSGAHVELQRNPPPNTDPGVRIFTIRGVPQQIELARHLIDEKVGGTSMGGPGGFGQSPFSQAPATPHQNGPQAFVTQGWGSTYQTWQQPGQQVPSHAASAASQASSQPDYTMAWAEYYRQQAAYYGQTLGQAQAHSQEQ; the protein is encoded by the exons ATGGCGGAGCTGGCgcaggggcagagccagagcGCGGCGCCCGTGGGGATCAAGCCCGAGGGTTTCGTGGACGCTCTGCACCGGGCCCGGCAG ATTGCTGCTAAAATTGGAGATATTCCTCACTTGAATAATTCTACAACACTTGTGGACCCGTCAGTCTACGGTTATGGAGTGCAGAAACGGCCCCTGGATGATGGAG GTCTCCGTGTAAGTGGGCTCCATGGAGCACAGatcagagacacagagagaa TAGGTAACCAGTTAGGGGCCCTGGTACATCAAAG ggctGTAATAACAGAAGAGTTCAAAGTGCCTGATAAAATGGTTGGATTTA TAATCGGCAGGGGAGGAGAACAGATCTCACGGATCCAGATAGAGTCTGGCTGCAAAATTCAAATTGCTCCAG ACAGTGGCGGGATGCCCGAGAGGCCCTGTGTACTCACTGGGACACCAGAGAGCATTGA ACAAGCAAAACGGCTTCTGGGGCAGATTGTAGATCGCTGTCGGAACGGACCTGGTTTTCACAACGATGTTGATGGCAACAGTACCATTCAGGAGATTTTGATCCCGGCATCCAAAGTGGGTCTAGTCATCGGCAAAGGAGGTGAAACAATAAAACAGTTGCAG GAGCGAACAGGTGTGAAAATGATTATGATCCAAGATGGTCCTTTGCCTACTGGAGCAGATAAACCTCTCCGTATTACTGGAGATGCATTTAAAGTACAG CAAGCGAGGGAAATGGTACTGGAGATCATCCGAGAGAAAGATCAGGCAGACTTCCGAGGCGTGCGCAGTGATTTCAGTGCTAGAATGGGAGGAGGCAGCATAGAG GTCTCTGTGCCCAGGTATGCTGTTGGAATTGTGATaggaagaaatggagaaatgatCAAAAAGATTCAGAATGATGCTGGAGTTAGGATTCAATTTAAACCAG ATGATGGGATTAGCGCTGAAAGAGTCGCGCAGGTCATGGGGCTCCCCGATCGGTGTCAGCACGCAGCACACATCATCAGTGAGCTCATCCTCACGGCACAG GAACGAGATGGCTTTGGAAACTTGGCTGTTGCCAGAGGAAGAGGGCGTGGCCGTGGGGACTGGAGTGTTGGAGCACCTGGGGGCGTGCAGGAAATCACCTACACTGTTCCAGCTGACAAATGTGGCCTTGTTATAGGCAAAG GTGGTGAGAACATCAAGAGCATAAATCAGCAGTCAGGAGCACACgtggagctgcagagaaacCCACCCCCAAACACAGACCCTGGTGTAAGAATATTCACAATCAGAGGGGTCCCCCAGCAAATCGAGCTCGCTAGACATCTCATAGATGAGAAAGTTGGG GGTACCAGCATGGGTGGACCTGGAGGATTTGGTCAAAGTCCCTTCAGCCAAGCACCTGCTACACCTCATCAAAA TGGTCCTCAGGCGTTCgtgacacagggctggggcagcacctACCAGACGTGGCAGCAGCCTGGACAGCAAGTCCCAA gtcatgctgccagtgctgcttctCAGGCAAGTTCCCAGCCGGACTACACGATGGCTTGGGCAGAGTATTACAGACAGCAGGCTGCCTACTATGGGCAGACACTAGGGCAGGCTCAGGCCCACAGCCAG gaGCAGTAG